From one Planococcus citri chromosome 3, ihPlaCitr1.1, whole genome shotgun sequence genomic stretch:
- the EndoA gene encoding endophilin-A isoform X2 → MAFAGLKKQLNKANQYMTEKIGGAEGTKLDVDFVDMERKTDVTNELVEELQLKTREFLQPNPTARAKMAAVKGISKLSGQAKASTYPQPEGLLGDCLLHYGKKLGDDSLFGQALLEFGESLKQMADVKYALDDNAKQNFLEPLHHLQMKDLKEVMHHRKKLQGRRLDFDCKRRRQAKDEEVRQAEEKFAESLHLAQLGMFNLLENDVEQVSQLTTFAEGLLEYHQQCAEIMKLAVENLQEKRDEAANRPKRDFIPKTLADLHVEGITSDDVNGASIFHIPLPSGPQNHNNVPTNQNSYNSWPQGTSYGPSPVHSDKPHQLDLNSANQARSSNVSPVASPMRNSPARTPIHQTQQQQQQQPASQNKQHPCCTALYDFDPENPTELGFKEGDVITLMNRVDDNWFEGYLNGRTGYFPVSYVQITVPLP, encoded by the exons tacaTGACTGAAAAAATTGGCGGAGCCGAAGGCACTAAATTAGACGTTGACTTCGTGGACATGGAAAGG AAAACGGACGTCACCAATGAACTCGTCGAAGAACTGCAATTGAAAACTAGAGAATTCTTACAACCAAATCCAACAGCCAGGGCGAAAATGGCTGCAGTCAAAGGAATTTCTAAATTAAGCGGCCAAGCCAAAGCTTCCACCTATCCTCAACCCGAAGGATTGCTCGGCGATTGTCTACTTCATTATGGCAAAAAACTAGGCGACGATAGTCTCTTTG GGCAAGCATTACTCGAATTTGGCGAATCTCTGAAGCAAATGGCTGACGTTAAATATGCTCTCGATGATAatgcaaaacagaattttttagagCCTTTACATCACTTACAGATGAAAGATTTAAAAGAAGTTATG CATCataggaaaaaattacaaggtAGACGATTGGATTTCGATTGTAAACGAAGAAGACAAGCTAAAG ATGAAGAAGTGCGACAAGCGGAAGAAAAATTCGCAGAATCGTTACATTTGGCGCAGTTGGGTATGTtcaatttattggaaaatgac GTGGAGCAAGTCTCACAATTGACAACGTTCGCTGAAGGTTTGCTAGAATATCATCAACAGTGCgcagaaattatgaaattggcAGTTGAAAATCTACAAGAAAA GCGAGACGAAGCTGCGAATCGTCCGAAAAGAGATTTTATACCAAAAACGCTAGCTGATCTGCATGTGGAAGGCATTACATCGGACGACGTTAACGGTGCGAGTATATTTCACATACCATTACCATCCGGACCCCAAAATCATAATAACGTCCCTACGAATCAGAATAGTTATAATTCGTGGCCTCaag GAACTTCCTACGGTCCATCGCCTGTCCATTCTGACAAACCGCACCAGTTGGATCTTAATAGCGCCAATCAAGCGAGATCCAGCAATG TTTCTCCGGTCGCTTCTCCTATGAGAAATTCTCCAGCTAGAACGCCTATACATCAGacgcaacaacaacaacaacaacagccaGCTTCCCAAAACAAGCAGCATCCGTGTTGCACTGCCTTGTACGATTTTGACCCGGAAAATCCCACCGAATTAGGATTCAAg GAGGGCGATGTAATTACATTGATGAATCGAGTCGATGACAACTGGTTCGAAGGCTATTTGAACGGTCGTACTGGATACTTCCCCGTTTCATACGTACAAATCACCGTACCTCTACCTTAA
- the EndoA gene encoding endophilin-A isoform X5: MAFAGLKKQLNKANQYMTEKIGGAEGTKLDVDFVDMERKTDVTNELVEELQLKTREFLQPNPTARAKMAAVKGISKLSGQAKASTYPQPEGLLGDCLLHYGKKLGDDSLFGQALLEFGESLKQMADVKYALDDNAKQNFLEPLHHLQMKDLKEVMHHRKKLQGRRLDFDCKRRRQAKGSHFTDEEVRQAEEKFAESLHLAQLGMFNLLENDVEQVSQLTTFAEGLLEYHQQCAEIMKLAVENLQEKRDEAANRPKRDFIPKTLADLHVEGITSDDVNGTSYGPSPVHSDKPHQLDLNSANQARSSNVSPVASPMRNSPARTPIHQTQQQQQQQPASQNKQHPCCTALYDFDPENPTELGFKEGDVITLMNRVDDNWFEGYLNGRTGYFPVSYVQITVPLP; the protein is encoded by the exons tacaTGACTGAAAAAATTGGCGGAGCCGAAGGCACTAAATTAGACGTTGACTTCGTGGACATGGAAAGG AAAACGGACGTCACCAATGAACTCGTCGAAGAACTGCAATTGAAAACTAGAGAATTCTTACAACCAAATCCAACAGCCAGGGCGAAAATGGCTGCAGTCAAAGGAATTTCTAAATTAAGCGGCCAAGCCAAAGCTTCCACCTATCCTCAACCCGAAGGATTGCTCGGCGATTGTCTACTTCATTATGGCAAAAAACTAGGCGACGATAGTCTCTTTG GGCAAGCATTACTCGAATTTGGCGAATCTCTGAAGCAAATGGCTGACGTTAAATATGCTCTCGATGATAatgcaaaacagaattttttagagCCTTTACATCACTTACAGATGAAAGATTTAAAAGAAGTTATG CATCataggaaaaaattacaaggtAGACGATTGGATTTCGATTGTAAACGAAGAAGACAAGCTAAAG GATCTCATTTTACAGATGAAGAAGTGCGACAAGCGGAAGAAAAATTCGCAGAATCGTTACATTTGGCGCAGTTGGGTATGTtcaatttattggaaaatgac GTGGAGCAAGTCTCACAATTGACAACGTTCGCTGAAGGTTTGCTAGAATATCATCAACAGTGCgcagaaattatgaaattggcAGTTGAAAATCTACAAGAAAA GCGAGACGAAGCTGCGAATCGTCCGAAAAGAGATTTTATACCAAAAACGCTAGCTGATCTGCATGTGGAAGGCATTACATCGGACGACGTTAACG GAACTTCCTACGGTCCATCGCCTGTCCATTCTGACAAACCGCACCAGTTGGATCTTAATAGCGCCAATCAAGCGAGATCCAGCAATG TTTCTCCGGTCGCTTCTCCTATGAGAAATTCTCCAGCTAGAACGCCTATACATCAGacgcaacaacaacaacaacaacagccaGCTTCCCAAAACAAGCAGCATCCGTGTTGCACTGCCTTGTACGATTTTGACCCGGAAAATCCCACCGAATTAGGATTCAAg GAGGGCGATGTAATTACATTGATGAATCGAGTCGATGACAACTGGTTCGAAGGCTATTTGAACGGTCGTACTGGATACTTCCCCGTTTCATACGTACAAATCACCGTACCTCTACCTTAA
- the EndoA gene encoding endophilin-A isoform X1, which translates to MAFAGLKKQLNKANQYMTEKIGGAEGTKLDVDFVDMERKTDVTNELVEELQLKTREFLQPNPTARAKMAAVKGISKLSGQAKASTYPQPEGLLGDCLLHYGKKLGDDSLFGQALLEFGESLKQMADVKYALDDNAKQNFLEPLHHLQMKDLKEVMHHRKKLQGRRLDFDCKRRRQAKGSHFTDEEVRQAEEKFAESLHLAQLGMFNLLENDVEQVSQLTTFAEGLLEYHQQCAEIMKLAVENLQEKRDEAANRPKRDFIPKTLADLHVEGITSDDVNGASIFHIPLPSGPQNHNNVPTNQNSYNSWPQGTSYGPSPVHSDKPHQLDLNSANQARSSNVSPVASPMRNSPARTPIHQTQQQQQQQPASQNKQHPCCTALYDFDPENPTELGFKEGDVITLMNRVDDNWFEGYLNGRTGYFPVSYVQITVPLP; encoded by the exons tacaTGACTGAAAAAATTGGCGGAGCCGAAGGCACTAAATTAGACGTTGACTTCGTGGACATGGAAAGG AAAACGGACGTCACCAATGAACTCGTCGAAGAACTGCAATTGAAAACTAGAGAATTCTTACAACCAAATCCAACAGCCAGGGCGAAAATGGCTGCAGTCAAAGGAATTTCTAAATTAAGCGGCCAAGCCAAAGCTTCCACCTATCCTCAACCCGAAGGATTGCTCGGCGATTGTCTACTTCATTATGGCAAAAAACTAGGCGACGATAGTCTCTTTG GGCAAGCATTACTCGAATTTGGCGAATCTCTGAAGCAAATGGCTGACGTTAAATATGCTCTCGATGATAatgcaaaacagaattttttagagCCTTTACATCACTTACAGATGAAAGATTTAAAAGAAGTTATG CATCataggaaaaaattacaaggtAGACGATTGGATTTCGATTGTAAACGAAGAAGACAAGCTAAAG GATCTCATTTTACAGATGAAGAAGTGCGACAAGCGGAAGAAAAATTCGCAGAATCGTTACATTTGGCGCAGTTGGGTATGTtcaatttattggaaaatgac GTGGAGCAAGTCTCACAATTGACAACGTTCGCTGAAGGTTTGCTAGAATATCATCAACAGTGCgcagaaattatgaaattggcAGTTGAAAATCTACAAGAAAA GCGAGACGAAGCTGCGAATCGTCCGAAAAGAGATTTTATACCAAAAACGCTAGCTGATCTGCATGTGGAAGGCATTACATCGGACGACGTTAACGGTGCGAGTATATTTCACATACCATTACCATCCGGACCCCAAAATCATAATAACGTCCCTACGAATCAGAATAGTTATAATTCGTGGCCTCaag GAACTTCCTACGGTCCATCGCCTGTCCATTCTGACAAACCGCACCAGTTGGATCTTAATAGCGCCAATCAAGCGAGATCCAGCAATG TTTCTCCGGTCGCTTCTCCTATGAGAAATTCTCCAGCTAGAACGCCTATACATCAGacgcaacaacaacaacaacaacagccaGCTTCCCAAAACAAGCAGCATCCGTGTTGCACTGCCTTGTACGATTTTGACCCGGAAAATCCCACCGAATTAGGATTCAAg GAGGGCGATGTAATTACATTGATGAATCGAGTCGATGACAACTGGTTCGAAGGCTATTTGAACGGTCGTACTGGATACTTCCCCGTTTCATACGTACAAATCACCGTACCTCTACCTTAA
- the EndoA gene encoding endophilin-A isoform X4: protein MAFAGLKKQLNKANQYMTEKIGGAEGTKLDVDFVDMERKTDVTNELVEELQLKTREFLQPNPTARAKMAAVKGISKLSGQAKASTYPQPEGLLGDCLLHYGKKLGDDSLFGQALLEFGESLKQMADVKYALDDNAKQNFLEPLHHLQMKDLKEVMHHRKKLQGRRLDFDCKRRRQAKGSHFTDEEVRQAEEKFAESLHLAQLGMFNLLENDVEQVSQLTTFAEGLLEYHQQCAEIMKLAVENLQEKRDEAANRPKRDFIPKTLADLHVEGITSDDVNGASIFHIPLPSGPQNHNNVPTNQNSYNSWPQVSPVASPMRNSPARTPIHQTQQQQQQQPASQNKQHPCCTALYDFDPENPTELGFKEGDVITLMNRVDDNWFEGYLNGRTGYFPVSYVQITVPLP, encoded by the exons tacaTGACTGAAAAAATTGGCGGAGCCGAAGGCACTAAATTAGACGTTGACTTCGTGGACATGGAAAGG AAAACGGACGTCACCAATGAACTCGTCGAAGAACTGCAATTGAAAACTAGAGAATTCTTACAACCAAATCCAACAGCCAGGGCGAAAATGGCTGCAGTCAAAGGAATTTCTAAATTAAGCGGCCAAGCCAAAGCTTCCACCTATCCTCAACCCGAAGGATTGCTCGGCGATTGTCTACTTCATTATGGCAAAAAACTAGGCGACGATAGTCTCTTTG GGCAAGCATTACTCGAATTTGGCGAATCTCTGAAGCAAATGGCTGACGTTAAATATGCTCTCGATGATAatgcaaaacagaattttttagagCCTTTACATCACTTACAGATGAAAGATTTAAAAGAAGTTATG CATCataggaaaaaattacaaggtAGACGATTGGATTTCGATTGTAAACGAAGAAGACAAGCTAAAG GATCTCATTTTACAGATGAAGAAGTGCGACAAGCGGAAGAAAAATTCGCAGAATCGTTACATTTGGCGCAGTTGGGTATGTtcaatttattggaaaatgac GTGGAGCAAGTCTCACAATTGACAACGTTCGCTGAAGGTTTGCTAGAATATCATCAACAGTGCgcagaaattatgaaattggcAGTTGAAAATCTACAAGAAAA GCGAGACGAAGCTGCGAATCGTCCGAAAAGAGATTTTATACCAAAAACGCTAGCTGATCTGCATGTGGAAGGCATTACATCGGACGACGTTAACGGTGCGAGTATATTTCACATACCATTACCATCCGGACCCCAAAATCATAATAACGTCCCTACGAATCAGAATAGTTATAATTCGTGGCCTCaag TTTCTCCGGTCGCTTCTCCTATGAGAAATTCTCCAGCTAGAACGCCTATACATCAGacgcaacaacaacaacaacaacagccaGCTTCCCAAAACAAGCAGCATCCGTGTTGCACTGCCTTGTACGATTTTGACCCGGAAAATCCCACCGAATTAGGATTCAAg GAGGGCGATGTAATTACATTGATGAATCGAGTCGATGACAACTGGTTCGAAGGCTATTTGAACGGTCGTACTGGATACTTCCCCGTTTCATACGTACAAATCACCGTACCTCTACCTTAA
- the EndoA gene encoding endophilin-A isoform X3, producing MAFAGLKKQLNKANQYMTEKIGGAEGTKLDVDFVDMERKTDVTNELVEELQLKTREFLQPNPTARAKMAAVKGISKLSGQAKASTYPQPEGLLGDCLLHYGKKLGDDSLFGQALLEFGESLKQMADVKYALDDNAKQNFLEPLHHLQMKDLKEVMHHRKKLQGRRLDFDCKRRRQAKGSHFTDEEVRQAEEKFAESLHLAQLGMFNLLENDVEQVSQLTTFAEGLLEYHQQCAEIMKLAVENLQEKRDEAANRPKRDFIPKTLADLHVEGITSDDVNGIYNHQYEVIRVPILRGTSYGPSPVHSDKPHQLDLNSANQARSSNVSPVASPMRNSPARTPIHQTQQQQQQQPASQNKQHPCCTALYDFDPENPTELGFKEGDVITLMNRVDDNWFEGYLNGRTGYFPVSYVQITVPLP from the exons tacaTGACTGAAAAAATTGGCGGAGCCGAAGGCACTAAATTAGACGTTGACTTCGTGGACATGGAAAGG AAAACGGACGTCACCAATGAACTCGTCGAAGAACTGCAATTGAAAACTAGAGAATTCTTACAACCAAATCCAACAGCCAGGGCGAAAATGGCTGCAGTCAAAGGAATTTCTAAATTAAGCGGCCAAGCCAAAGCTTCCACCTATCCTCAACCCGAAGGATTGCTCGGCGATTGTCTACTTCATTATGGCAAAAAACTAGGCGACGATAGTCTCTTTG GGCAAGCATTACTCGAATTTGGCGAATCTCTGAAGCAAATGGCTGACGTTAAATATGCTCTCGATGATAatgcaaaacagaattttttagagCCTTTACATCACTTACAGATGAAAGATTTAAAAGAAGTTATG CATCataggaaaaaattacaaggtAGACGATTGGATTTCGATTGTAAACGAAGAAGACAAGCTAAAG GATCTCATTTTACAGATGAAGAAGTGCGACAAGCGGAAGAAAAATTCGCAGAATCGTTACATTTGGCGCAGTTGGGTATGTtcaatttattggaaaatgac GTGGAGCAAGTCTCACAATTGACAACGTTCGCTGAAGGTTTGCTAGAATATCATCAACAGTGCgcagaaattatgaaattggcAGTTGAAAATCTACAAGAAAA GCGAGACGAAGCTGCGAATCGTCCGAAAAGAGATTTTATACCAAAAACGCTAGCTGATCTGCATGTGGAAGGCATTACATCGGACGACGTTAACG GAATTTACAATCATCAATACGAAGTTATTAGGGTACCTATTTTACGAG GAACTTCCTACGGTCCATCGCCTGTCCATTCTGACAAACCGCACCAGTTGGATCTTAATAGCGCCAATCAAGCGAGATCCAGCAATG TTTCTCCGGTCGCTTCTCCTATGAGAAATTCTCCAGCTAGAACGCCTATACATCAGacgcaacaacaacaacaacaacagccaGCTTCCCAAAACAAGCAGCATCCGTGTTGCACTGCCTTGTACGATTTTGACCCGGAAAATCCCACCGAATTAGGATTCAAg GAGGGCGATGTAATTACATTGATGAATCGAGTCGATGACAACTGGTTCGAAGGCTATTTGAACGGTCGTACTGGATACTTCCCCGTTTCATACGTACAAATCACCGTACCTCTACCTTAA
- the EndoA gene encoding endophilin-A isoform X6: MAFAGLKKQLNKANQYMTEKIGGAEGTKLDVDFVDMERKTDVTNELVEELQLKTREFLQPNPTARAKMAAVKGISKLSGQAKASTYPQPEGLLGDCLLHYGKKLGDDSLFGQALLEFGESLKQMADVKYALDDNAKQNFLEPLHHLQMKDLKEVMHHRKKLQGRRLDFDCKRRRQAKGSHFTDEEVRQAEEKFAESLHLAQLGMFNLLENDVEQVSQLTTFAEGLLEYHQQCAEIMKLAVENLQEKRDEAANRPKRDFIPKTLADLHVEGITSDDVNVSPVASPMRNSPARTPIHQTQQQQQQQPASQNKQHPCCTALYDFDPENPTELGFKEGDVITLMNRVDDNWFEGYLNGRTGYFPVSYVQITVPLP; the protein is encoded by the exons tacaTGACTGAAAAAATTGGCGGAGCCGAAGGCACTAAATTAGACGTTGACTTCGTGGACATGGAAAGG AAAACGGACGTCACCAATGAACTCGTCGAAGAACTGCAATTGAAAACTAGAGAATTCTTACAACCAAATCCAACAGCCAGGGCGAAAATGGCTGCAGTCAAAGGAATTTCTAAATTAAGCGGCCAAGCCAAAGCTTCCACCTATCCTCAACCCGAAGGATTGCTCGGCGATTGTCTACTTCATTATGGCAAAAAACTAGGCGACGATAGTCTCTTTG GGCAAGCATTACTCGAATTTGGCGAATCTCTGAAGCAAATGGCTGACGTTAAATATGCTCTCGATGATAatgcaaaacagaattttttagagCCTTTACATCACTTACAGATGAAAGATTTAAAAGAAGTTATG CATCataggaaaaaattacaaggtAGACGATTGGATTTCGATTGTAAACGAAGAAGACAAGCTAAAG GATCTCATTTTACAGATGAAGAAGTGCGACAAGCGGAAGAAAAATTCGCAGAATCGTTACATTTGGCGCAGTTGGGTATGTtcaatttattggaaaatgac GTGGAGCAAGTCTCACAATTGACAACGTTCGCTGAAGGTTTGCTAGAATATCATCAACAGTGCgcagaaattatgaaattggcAGTTGAAAATCTACAAGAAAA GCGAGACGAAGCTGCGAATCGTCCGAAAAGAGATTTTATACCAAAAACGCTAGCTGATCTGCATGTGGAAGGCATTACATCGGACGACGTTAACG TTTCTCCGGTCGCTTCTCCTATGAGAAATTCTCCAGCTAGAACGCCTATACATCAGacgcaacaacaacaacaacaacagccaGCTTCCCAAAACAAGCAGCATCCGTGTTGCACTGCCTTGTACGATTTTGACCCGGAAAATCCCACCGAATTAGGATTCAAg GAGGGCGATGTAATTACATTGATGAATCGAGTCGATGACAACTGGTTCGAAGGCTATTTGAACGGTCGTACTGGATACTTCCCCGTTTCATACGTACAAATCACCGTACCTCTACCTTAA